CCTTCCCAAACCGACACCGTGCAGTTGGCTGCGGTCAGGCCGCCCTTGCGCATGTCCTCGAACAGCTCGCGGTTCCACTTGGCAATGATCAGCCCGTCGATAACGATGCTGTCGGCGTGTAATTCGGCTGGGCTCATCAGGCTGTCCCCTTGTTGGCGATTCATGCGCCGAATCGTCTGCCGGCGCTTTGGGGTCAGCATATGCTTGAGGGCCGGGGCGCCTGGGTGCAAAAACGACAGGGGAATTGCCGAAAGCGTCAAGCACCGACAAAGGGCCGGACGGAGGGCACCGGCCACCTCTGTTCTTTGCCGGGGGCTTGCGCCAGAATTCGCCGCTTCAACGAAAGCATCACTGGATGAGGGCAGCGCTGCAATGAAACCGATCTTCCTGGCCTTGTTACTGATAGCGACCGGCGTACAGGCGGCCGAAGAGACCGACAACACGCCCTGCGACGGGGTGGAAAACGACGTGCAGACCCTGGAATGCGCGACCTACAACCGCACCACCGCCGAGCAATTGCTGAGTGACAACGTGCAAAGCCTGCTGGAACGCCTGGGCACCTTGTACGGCAACGACAAGGCGCAACTGGCCGACATCAGCGCCAAGGTCAAGAACGCCCAACAGTTGTGGCAGAAGCAGCGCGAAGCCGACTGCGCGATGGAATCCTTCCCGGCCAAGCCCGGGACCAAGGCCTACACCATCGCCACCAACGATTGCCTGGCGCGGATGAGCGACGAGCGTTCGGAATTCATCGAATCCATCGCCCAGGAATGACCCGCTAGCGCCGGCAGGAGCGGGCTTGCCCGTAAAAAACGCCCTGCCGAACCCGGTGCGGCGGTTGCGGGGGTTTCGCGAGCAAGCTCGCTCCTGCAAGTCAACGCCAGGTCAACACCGGGTCAGGCGCCGCCGCGAAAGCACGAGACGCCCCAGGCGGTGAGCTTGAACGGCAGGTGGTAATGCTGGCGCGGGTCATCCAGGCCGAAGCGGTACACCAGCACATCGAGGAAGGGCACCGGCGGCAGCGCCTGGCCTAGCTCGCGATAGAACGCCGCCACCTCCAGCTCCACTTCGTAGACGCCCGGCCCGAAGCTGGCCGCGCACTCCGGCAGGCCATCGAGCAGGCCATTGCCGTCGATCCGCCCCTGGCATAGCCAATCGCCGCCCAGGCGCCGCACCCGCACCGCCATGCCTTCGGCCACCTGGCCGCTGGCGACATCCACCACGTGGATCGACACCCCGCCATTCATTTCCAGAACCCCACATGGGCCCGGGCCGCTTCGTGTTCCAGCATTGGCCCCAGCACCGGGATCTGCCGCTGCCCGCGGGCAAAGACTTCACGGCACGGCAGGGAAAAGGTCGGGTTTTCCGGGTGATCGCCGGTCAGTTCCAGCAAGGCGTGTTCGGACAGGGCATAGACCACCCGGCCAATCCCGGTCCAGTAGATGGCCCCGGCGCACATGCAGCAGGGCTCGGCGCTGGTGTACAGGGTGCACTGGGCCAGCTCCTCGGGGCCCAGGAGCCTTGCGGCCTTGGCAGCGGCAGCCAGTTCGGCGTGCTGGGTCGGGTCGCCTTCGGGGGGCATCGAGTTGTTGCCGGCGCTGGCGATGACCTTGCCGTCACGGTCCGCCACCAGGGCGGCGAACGGGTGGCGGCCACGGGCCTTGGCTTCTTCTGCCAGTTCGATGCTCTGACGCAGCAGGTGCAGGTCCAGTTCGCTGACGCCGGCAGGGATGGGAGACAGTATCTGGGTCATGGTGACCTCCTTTTCATGGGCAGAGTCCCGCCGCAAAAGGCGGGTTGGAAAGCAACCGTCAATCATTGAGCCCGGCATGGGCCGGCAACGCATCAGCCGCCGGCTCGCGAGGGTTGAGCAGCAGATTGAGGACGATGGCGGTGATGGCGCCGAGAAAGATGCCGCTTTCCAGCAGCAGCTTGAGCGGCCCGTGGGCGTGGGCGAACAGCGCCGGAAAGGACATCGGCAGCACCCCGACACTGACCGACACCGCGACGACGATCGCGTTGCGGGTGCCCTCGAACCTCACCCGCGACAATTCCTGGATACCGGCCACGGTGGTCATGCCGAACATGACGATGGCGCAGCCGCCGAGCACCGGGGTCGGCACCGCGGCCACCAGGGCGCCGAGCTTGGGAAACAGGCCCATGAGCACCATGATTGCCCCGGCGGCGGCCACCACGAAGCGGCTCTTGACCCGGGACAGCGCGATCAGCCCAGTGTTCTGGGTAAAGGCGTTATAGGGAAAGCTATTGAACAGGCCGCCCACCAGGGTCGACAGGCCGTCGGCGCGAAAGGCATCGCCCAGGGTGCGCGGGGTGGTCGGCCTGCCGGTGAGCGTGCCGATGGCCAGGCAGTTGCCGGTGGTCTCGGCCATGATCACCAGCATCGCCAGGGTCATGATCAGGATCGGCATCAGGGAGAACTGCGGGGTGCCGAAAGCCATGGGCGGGCTCAGTTCGAACCAGGCCGCATCGCCGACCTGGGCGAAGTGGGTCATGCCGAAGGCGGCAGCAATCAGGCTGCCCGCCAGCAGGCCGATCAGCACGCTGAGGTTGCCGATGAACCCGGAAAACTTGCCGTAGATCACCAGGGTCACCGCCACCGTGGCCAGGCCCAGCAGCAGATTGGCCGGCGCGCCGAAATCCGCTGCCGCCGGGTTGCCGCCCCCCAGCCAGATCGCCGCCGCCGGCATCAGGGAAATGCCGATGATGGTGATCAGGCTGCCGATCACCACCGGCGGAAAGAACCGCAACAGGCGGCTGAACAGCGGCGCCAGGGCCATGGTGATGAGGCCCGCAGCGATCACCGCGCCGAACACTTCGGTCAAACCGAACTGCTTGCCGATCATGATCATCGGCGCCAGGGCAATGAACGAGCAGCCCTGGATCAACGGCAGCCGTGCGCCGAACCGCCAGAAGCCCAGGGTCTGGATCAGCGTGGCAATTCCGGAGGTCAGCAGGTTGGCGTTGATCAACAAGACCACCTGGGCCGGGGTCAGGCCCAGGGCATTGCCTAGAATCAACGGCACCGCCACTGCACCGGCATACATCACCAGCACGTGTTGCAGGCCGAAGCTGAACAACTGGCGAACGGGCAGGACCTCGTCCACGGGATGAACACGGGAAATAGTCATGTCGCAGGTCTCCTGAAGGTGCGGCTGTTGTTGTTCTGGCAGGCATCCGGGAGCAGCGCCCC
This genomic stretch from Pseudomonas sp. Os17 harbors:
- a CDS encoding lysozyme inhibitor LprI family protein, yielding MKPIFLALLLIATGVQAAEETDNTPCDGVENDVQTLECATYNRTTAEQLLSDNVQSLLERLGTLYGNDKAQLADISAKVKNAQQLWQKQREADCAMESFPAKPGTKAYTIATNDCLARMSDERSEFIESIAQE
- a CDS encoding hydroxyisourate hydrolase; translation: MNGGVSIHVVDVASGQVAEGMAVRVRRLGGDWLCQGRIDGNGLLDGLPECAASFGPGVYEVELEVAAFYRELGQALPPVPFLDVLVYRFGLDDPRQHYHLPFKLTAWGVSCFRGGA
- a CDS encoding nucleoside deaminase, with translation MTQILSPIPAGVSELDLHLLRQSIELAEEAKARGRHPFAALVADRDGKVIASAGNNSMPPEGDPTQHAELAAAAKAARLLGPEELAQCTLYTSAEPCCMCAGAIYWTGIGRVVYALSEHALLELTGDHPENPTFSLPCREVFARGQRQIPVLGPMLEHEAARAHVGFWK
- a CDS encoding nucleobase:cation symporter-2 family protein, with product MTISRVHPVDEVLPVRQLFSFGLQHVLVMYAGAVAVPLILGNALGLTPAQVVLLINANLLTSGIATLIQTLGFWRFGARLPLIQGCSFIALAPMIMIGKQFGLTEVFGAVIAAGLITMALAPLFSRLLRFFPPVVIGSLITIIGISLMPAAAIWLGGGNPAAADFGAPANLLLGLATVAVTLVIYGKFSGFIGNLSVLIGLLAGSLIAAAFGMTHFAQVGDAAWFELSPPMAFGTPQFSLMPILIMTLAMLVIMAETTGNCLAIGTLTGRPTTPRTLGDAFRADGLSTLVGGLFNSFPYNAFTQNTGLIALSRVKSRFVVAAAGAIMVLMGLFPKLGALVAAVPTPVLGGCAIVMFGMTTVAGIQELSRVRFEGTRNAIVVAVSVSVGVLPMSFPALFAHAHGPLKLLLESGIFLGAITAIVLNLLLNPREPAADALPAHAGLND